A section of the Mesobacillus jeotgali genome encodes:
- a CDS encoding substrate-binding domain-containing protein, producing MLILVLLFTSACSGSGTEKSGGTEGKEGKGEPKNTEPIKIGVLASQTGGLEAYGKQTLRGFELGLEYATDGTNEVAGRKIEFIVEDTETKPEVAVQKATKLLEEDEVDFLVGSSSSGDTLAVLPLAEEYEKIMIVEPAVADSITGSEFNEYIFRTARNSSQDAVAGAAAIAKKGVKIATLAPDYSFGRDGVSAFKEAAEKLGAEIVHEEYADPAATDFTSNIQKIIDQKPDYLFVVWAGANSPWNQIADMKVQEKGIKISTGAPDIAALATMEPLIGMEGFTVYYHDLPQNDINKWLVDEHKKRFNGELPDLFTPGGMTAAMAIVEALKKTEGDTDSENLIKTMEGMSFETPKGKMTFREEDHQALQALYAIKLEKKDGFNYPVPVLIRELSPEETAPPIRN from the coding sequence ATGCTCATTTTGGTCCTGTTGTTTACAAGTGCCTGCAGTGGATCGGGAACAGAGAAATCTGGGGGAACAGAAGGAAAAGAAGGGAAAGGAGAACCGAAAAACACCGAACCTATCAAGATTGGGGTTCTGGCTTCGCAAACAGGCGGGCTCGAGGCTTATGGGAAACAGACACTTCGCGGGTTCGAGCTGGGACTTGAATATGCGACGGATGGAACAAATGAAGTAGCTGGACGCAAGATTGAATTCATTGTTGAGGATACGGAAACGAAACCGGAAGTAGCTGTCCAGAAAGCAACAAAGCTGCTGGAAGAGGATGAAGTGGACTTCCTTGTCGGTTCATCTAGCTCTGGAGACACACTAGCAGTACTTCCATTGGCTGAAGAATATGAAAAAATCATGATTGTTGAACCTGCTGTAGCAGACAGCATTACGGGTTCAGAATTCAATGAATATATTTTCCGAACAGCGCGAAATTCTTCACAGGACGCTGTTGCTGGAGCAGCTGCAATTGCGAAGAAAGGCGTGAAAATCGCCACGCTTGCACCTGATTATTCATTTGGCCGTGATGGTGTTTCTGCATTCAAAGAAGCAGCTGAAAAACTTGGCGCTGAAATCGTCCACGAAGAATATGCAGATCCGGCAGCGACCGACTTCACTTCCAACATCCAGAAAATCATCGACCAAAAGCCAGATTACTTATTTGTTGTCTGGGCAGGAGCCAACTCACCTTGGAACCAGATTGCTGACATGAAGGTCCAGGAAAAAGGGATAAAAATCTCTACCGGGGCACCTGACATTGCTGCCCTGGCAACGATGGAGCCACTAATTGGCATGGAAGGTTTCACCGTTTACTATCATGATCTTCCGCAAAATGACATCAATAAATGGCTTGTTGATGAACATAAAAAACGATTCAATGGAGAACTTCCTGATTTGTTCACGCCAGGAGGCATGACAGCTGCGATGGCAATTGTGGAGGCACTCAAGAAAACAGAAGGCGACACGGACTCCGAGAATTTAATTAAAACGATGGAAGGCATGAGCTTTGAAACGCCAAAAGGCAAGATGACCTTCCGTGAAGAGGATCACCAGGCACTCCAGGCACTATATGCGATCAAGCTGGAGAAAAAGGATGGCTTCAACTATCCAGTTCCGGTCCTGATTCGTGAACTGTCACCGGAAGAAACGGCTCCTCCGATCCGTAATTAA
- a CDS encoding ABC transporter ATP-binding protein, whose amino-acid sequence MTSILETKNLSIAFGGHTAVDSVSISVPHNHFKSIIGPNGAGKTTFFNLLSGQLTPTGGQVFFKGSEITRMSPTKRTRAGIGRSFQITNVFPNLTVMENVRLAVQSHEGVRYQMLKHFRSYIKFEEQAEEWLKLVLLDDKKDALAMNLAHGEKRKLEIAMLLALNTEVLLLDEPTAGMSLEEVPAILEVIRKIKQRGDRTIVLIEHKMDMIMDLSDTIMVLFNGALLADGTPEEIMKNETVQSAYLGGLHSEHAAKT is encoded by the coding sequence ATGACTTCTATCTTGGAAACGAAAAACCTCAGTATTGCTTTTGGGGGTCATACTGCGGTTGACTCTGTCAGCATCTCAGTTCCCCATAACCATTTTAAATCGATTATCGGGCCAAACGGTGCGGGCAAGACAACTTTCTTCAACTTGTTAAGTGGCCAGCTCACTCCGACCGGAGGACAGGTCTTCTTTAAAGGAAGCGAAATTACTAGAATGTCCCCGACAAAAAGGACAAGGGCGGGAATCGGACGCTCATTTCAAATTACTAATGTATTCCCGAACCTGACCGTGATGGAAAATGTCCGTCTCGCGGTGCAGTCACATGAAGGAGTTCGCTATCAAATGCTAAAACACTTCCGTTCTTATATTAAATTCGAGGAGCAGGCAGAGGAGTGGCTTAAGCTTGTGCTGCTTGATGACAAGAAGGATGCACTTGCGATGAACCTTGCTCATGGGGAGAAAAGGAAACTTGAAATTGCGATGCTTCTGGCCTTGAACACAGAGGTACTTCTGCTCGATGAACCAACAGCAGGAATGTCACTGGAGGAGGTACCGGCAATCCTCGAAGTGATCAGGAAGATTAAACAGCGAGGCGACAGGACGATTGTATTAATCGAGCACAAAATGGATATGATCATGGATCTTTCTGATACAATCATGGTTTTGTTCAACGGTGCGTTGCTAGCTGACGGCACTCCGGAAGAAATCATGAAAAACGAAACAGTTCAGTCTGCATATTTAGGAGGTTTGCACAGTGAACACGCTGCTAAAACTTGA
- a CDS encoding ABC transporter ATP-binding protein, which yields MNTLLKLDEIETFIGQYHILQGVSFEVPKGEVTVLLGRNGAGKTTTLRTIMGLNPAAKGSVLFKGEEIKSLPTYTIANKGIGYVPEDQGVFADLTVEENIKVAIKKENDETNQRLEWILNLFPDLKKFWKKPGGLLSGGQKQMLAIARAYVNDNELLLIDEPSKGLAPIVVEKVMESIQQMKDKTTIILVEQNFMMASTIGDRFYIIDDGRTVSNGSMNVLREDEEMRRKYLGIA from the coding sequence GTGAACACGCTGCTAAAACTTGATGAAATTGAAACATTCATCGGCCAGTACCATATCCTTCAAGGAGTTTCTTTCGAGGTGCCGAAAGGTGAGGTAACGGTGCTTCTTGGCCGTAACGGCGCCGGAAAGACAACGACTTTGAGGACCATCATGGGATTGAATCCGGCTGCAAAAGGATCAGTTTTATTTAAAGGTGAAGAAATCAAAAGCCTCCCAACCTACACAATCGCTAATAAAGGGATTGGGTATGTGCCCGAAGACCAGGGGGTTTTTGCTGACCTGACCGTCGAAGAAAATATCAAGGTGGCAATCAAGAAAGAGAATGATGAAACGAACCAGCGGCTGGAATGGATATTGAATCTGTTCCCGGACTTGAAAAAGTTTTGGAAAAAACCTGGCGGATTGCTGAGCGGAGGCCAAAAGCAAATGCTGGCGATTGCCAGGGCCTATGTGAATGACAATGAATTGCTGCTGATTGACGAGCCTAGCAAGGGGCTCGCCCCGATTGTCGTCGAAAAAGTAATGGAGTCGATCCAGCAAATGAAAGATAAAACGACCATCATCCTTGTAGAGCAAAACTTCATGATGGCGAGTACGATTGGTGACAGATTCTACATTATCGATGATGGCAGAACGGTTTCCAACGGTTCAATGAATGTCCTGCGGGAGGATGAAGAAATGAGAAGGAAATATCTCGGAATAGCATAG
- a CDS encoding branched-chain amino acid ABC transporter permease: protein MDVLINLSLNGLATGMLIFLLAAGLTLIFGLMDVLNFAHGGLFAWGAYSGIWIYASTGSFFAGIIGAILTGMILGIITERWIIKPVYGNHVQQILITLGLMLVLSEMLKVVWGPNQISAATPDYLSGSWELGGIIIIKYRVFIIAVGFAVFLAVQYLLKKTKIGLVVRAGVMNKEMVQSLGINIQKVFMFVFMIGSGMAALGGMLLGPYSGVIYADMGMEFAILAFIVVVIGGMGSFTGSVMAAVLVGLSGSFMAYYVPDLALAANMLLMAVVLIFKPQGLFGAKG, encoded by the coding sequence GTGGATGTTTTGATTAATCTGAGCCTTAACGGGTTAGCCACGGGGATGCTGATTTTCCTTCTGGCAGCGGGTCTGACGTTGATCTTTGGCTTAATGGATGTTCTGAATTTTGCCCATGGCGGCTTGTTTGCCTGGGGCGCTTACAGCGGCATTTGGATTTATGCATCGACAGGCAGCTTTTTTGCCGGGATTATCGGTGCCATCCTGACTGGAATGATCCTGGGTATTATAACAGAACGATGGATCATCAAGCCGGTTTACGGTAATCATGTACAGCAAATTTTGATCACTCTTGGTTTGATGCTTGTTTTATCCGAAATGTTAAAAGTAGTCTGGGGACCAAACCAGATTTCTGCCGCCACACCCGATTATCTGTCCGGCAGCTGGGAGCTCGGGGGGATCATTATTATTAAATACCGTGTCTTCATTATTGCCGTCGGTTTTGCAGTGTTCCTGGCAGTACAATACCTGTTAAAAAAGACAAAGATCGGCCTTGTGGTTCGTGCTGGTGTCATGAATAAGGAAATGGTCCAGTCACTGGGAATTAACATCCAGAAGGTATTCATGTTCGTGTTCATGATCGGATCAGGAATGGCCGCACTAGGAGGAATGCTGCTCGGGCCCTATTCAGGCGTGATTTATGCCGATATGGGAATGGAATTTGCGATCCTCGCATTCATCGTGGTGGTCATTGGCGGTATGGGCAGCTTTACTGGTTCGGTCATGGCCGCTGTTTTAGTTGGTTTGTCCGGTTCTTTCATGGCTTATTATGTACCCGATCTGGCCCTGGCAGCGAACATGCTGTTAATGGCCGTCGTGTTGATTTTCAAGCCTCAGGGCTTGTTCGGGGCAAAGGGGTGA
- a CDS encoding branched-chain amino acid ABC transporter permease: MFSKRMNIIYLIVAAFLAVLPFVYDSRSMLILLSQVFIFAVLAMSYDILLGYTGIVSFGHAMFFGIGAYTVGVFMKRFEPETSYFLMAVLVTILLTALISYIVGLLTLRLKSHFYAMLTLAFSGLFLVLAEKWRTVTYGNDGFTFRVPDFLKDRTDFYLICLASMVLVFILLTRFTNSPLGKVLQAIRENEQRTESLGYSVLQYKVIASVVSGVIAGIAGILYAVSLRFVNTSVFTMDITLDALLMTIIGGVGTLVGAIIGAGIIEFSHHWLTELAKVHWIFERWIIFFGIIYILAVMFFPMGIVGSLKKLKFSRKKKEPVSVNSDAISQGES, encoded by the coding sequence ATGTTTTCAAAGCGCATGAACATCATCTATTTAATTGTTGCGGCATTTTTGGCTGTACTCCCTTTTGTCTATGATTCAAGGAGTATGCTGATCCTGCTCTCCCAGGTTTTCATTTTCGCCGTGCTTGCAATGAGCTATGACATTCTGCTTGGATACACAGGCATCGTCTCATTCGGGCATGCAATGTTCTTCGGTATCGGCGCGTACACTGTTGGTGTATTTATGAAAAGATTCGAACCGGAAACAAGCTATTTTTTGATGGCGGTTCTGGTGACGATTTTACTGACTGCACTCATCAGTTATATAGTCGGCTTGCTGACGCTAAGGCTGAAAAGTCATTTCTACGCAATGCTGACGCTGGCATTTTCGGGACTGTTTCTGGTGCTAGCTGAAAAATGGCGTACCGTCACGTATGGCAATGACGGATTTACATTCCGAGTCCCCGACTTTTTAAAGGACCGTACGGATTTTTACTTAATATGCCTTGCTTCCATGGTGTTGGTATTCATTTTATTGACGAGGTTCACGAACTCGCCGCTCGGCAAAGTACTGCAGGCAATCCGGGAAAATGAACAAAGGACAGAGTCACTAGGTTACAGTGTGCTTCAGTATAAAGTTATTGCAAGTGTTGTGTCTGGAGTGATTGCCGGAATTGCCGGGATTTTATATGCTGTTTCCCTCAGGTTCGTCAACACGAGTGTATTCACGATGGATATTACTCTCGATGCTTTATTGATGACGATTATAGGCGGTGTAGGAACGCTGGTAGGGGCGATCATCGGAGCAGGGATCATTGAGTTTTCCCATCACTGGCTGACAGAGCTGGCAAAGGTACACTGGATTTTTGAAAGGTGGATCATCTTCTTTGGAATTATTTATATCCTTGCTGTGATGTTCTTCCCAATGGGGATAGTCGGATCCTTGAAGAAACTGAAATTCAGCAGGAAAAAGAAAGAACCAGTTTCTGTTAATTCGGATGCCATCAGTCAGGGCGAGTCGTGA
- a CDS encoding 3-oxoacyl-ACP synthase: MQIGIVSTGIYIPETYITGAEIAKAAGIPEMVVEEKMGIKKKPVPGPEDHTCEMGIKAAREAIRKACIDPLEIDLVIYIGEEYKEYPLWTAGIKLQEEIGAFNAWAFDTALRCGTTVMALKLARGMMLSDPDIKTVLLAGGYRNGDFIDYQNPRTRFMYNLGAGGGAILLKRDHQENLLLQTEIITDGSFSEDVVVVAGGTKNPISAENLERGLNQLDVLDPQGMKDRLENKSMANFLKVIRQSVEKSGFSEKDISYVGMLHMKRSAHDYVLKQLGLEESKSIYLEDYGHIGQIDQILSLELAEKAGKLRDGSIVVLVSAGIGYAWGATTIRWGKG; the protein is encoded by the coding sequence GTGCAAATCGGGATTGTCAGTACGGGAATCTATATTCCCGAGACATATATAACTGGGGCGGAAATTGCTAAGGCAGCAGGAATTCCCGAAATGGTTGTGGAAGAAAAGATGGGAATCAAGAAAAAGCCTGTTCCCGGTCCTGAAGACCATACATGTGAGATGGGAATCAAGGCTGCGAGAGAAGCAATCAGAAAAGCATGCATCGATCCGCTGGAAATCGATCTTGTGATCTATATCGGGGAGGAATACAAGGAGTACCCATTATGGACTGCTGGAATCAAACTGCAGGAGGAAATCGGCGCATTTAATGCCTGGGCCTTCGATACCGCATTGCGTTGCGGTACGACAGTCATGGCTTTGAAACTCGCCAGGGGAATGATGCTATCAGATCCTGATATCAAAACAGTATTATTGGCTGGCGGCTATCGGAACGGAGATTTTATAGATTACCAGAATCCGAGAACTCGGTTCATGTACAATCTCGGTGCCGGAGGCGGGGCGATTTTACTGAAAAGGGACCATCAGGAAAACCTTCTGCTCCAAACCGAAATCATCACTGATGGGTCTTTTTCCGAGGATGTTGTGGTTGTTGCCGGGGGGACAAAGAATCCAATCTCAGCAGAAAACCTGGAGCGGGGACTGAATCAGCTTGATGTCCTGGATCCTCAGGGGATGAAAGACAGGTTGGAGAATAAGTCGATGGCCAACTTCCTGAAAGTCATCCGCCAGTCTGTGGAAAAAAGCGGCTTTTCTGAAAAAGACATTTCTTATGTTGGGATGCTTCATATGAAGCGGTCTGCGCATGATTATGTTTTAAAGCAATTAGGGCTCGAGGAATCTAAATCAATCTATCTCGAAGACTATGGACACATCGGCCAGATTGACCAGATCCTGTCACTTGAATTGGCGGAAAAGGCAGGGAAGCTGAGGGACGGGAGTATTGTCGTCCTTGTCAGTGCCGGGATTGGCTATGCCTGGGGAGCAACAACAATACGCTGGGGGAAAGGGTGA
- the phaZ gene encoding intracellular short-chain-length polyhydroxyalkanoate depolymerase: MERTAVELKKVELPNGESIAYRERDGGVKNVLLIHGNMTSSKHWDVLIEQMNPDYKVYALDLRGFGGSSYHKPIMSIKDFSDDVKLFVDEIGLRDFALVGWSTGGAVGMQFAADYPGYCEKLVLLASASTRGYPFFGTSEEGLPDLNNRLTTYEDVKADTGKTIAVQTAYDEQNRGFLKAMWNMLIYTERQPEAAHYDEYVEDMLTQRNLGEVYHSLNTFNISGVDNGLGVGTNQVKDLRIPVLVLRGDRDLVVTSKMTEEIVEDFEGRARFVELKNCGHSPLVDDLGQLIRHIDGFLAE; encoded by the coding sequence ATGGAAAGGACAGCTGTTGAATTGAAAAAGGTTGAATTGCCAAACGGTGAAAGTATTGCTTATCGGGAACGGGACGGCGGCGTGAAAAATGTACTGCTGATCCATGGAAACATGACATCGTCCAAGCATTGGGATGTGCTGATCGAGCAGATGAATCCTGATTATAAGGTTTATGCACTGGATTTACGAGGATTTGGGGGCTCCAGTTACCATAAGCCAATCATGTCCATCAAGGATTTTTCCGATGATGTAAAACTGTTTGTCGACGAAATTGGATTAAGGGATTTCGCCCTCGTTGGCTGGTCGACGGGTGGTGCCGTAGGAATGCAGTTTGCTGCCGATTACCCGGGCTATTGTGAAAAACTGGTGCTGCTTGCGTCCGCTTCAACAAGAGGATATCCATTCTTCGGTACAAGTGAGGAAGGCTTGCCTGATCTGAATAATCGCCTTACAACTTATGAAGATGTAAAGGCAGATACCGGAAAGACGATTGCTGTCCAGACCGCCTATGACGAGCAGAATAGAGGATTTTTAAAGGCGATGTGGAATATGTTGATTTATACTGAACGTCAGCCGGAAGCGGCGCATTACGATGAGTATGTCGAGGATATGCTGACCCAGCGCAACCTGGGAGAGGTCTATCATTCCCTTAATACATTTAACATCAGTGGTGTTGATAATGGTTTAGGGGTTGGAACAAACCAGGTGAAGGATCTCCGGATTCCTGTCCTTGTCCTCCGCGGTGACCGTGATCTTGTTGTCACAAGTAAGATGACAGAAGAGATAGTTGAGGATTTTGAAGGGCGTGCAAGATTTGTAGAGCTTAAGAATTGCGGCCATTCCCCGCTTGTGGATGATTTGGGCCAGCTAATAAGGCATATTGACGGATTTTTAGCAGAATAG
- the fabG gene encoding 3-oxoacyl-ACP reductase FabG translates to MRLQDKVAIITGAANGIGLAAAKTFAREGARVAMADFDQETGSQRAAELAGEGYEAAFFQVNVADKDSVDSMVKGVLNHFGKIDILVNNAGITRDGMLHKLAVEDFQKVVDVNLTGVFNCAQAVVPAMVQQGSGRIINTSSVSGIYGNVGQTNYAATKAGVVGMTKTWAKELGRKGINVNAVAPGFIETGMTAKVPDKVIEQMKMLVPLGRLGLPEDIADAYLFLASDESKYVNGTTLHVDGGIMM, encoded by the coding sequence ATGAGATTGCAAGACAAAGTCGCGATCATTACAGGAGCCGCGAATGGAATAGGCCTTGCTGCAGCGAAAACCTTTGCCCGAGAAGGTGCACGGGTGGCAATGGCAGACTTTGATCAGGAGACAGGATCACAGCGTGCAGCCGAGCTCGCGGGAGAAGGCTATGAAGCAGCCTTTTTCCAGGTGAACGTAGCAGATAAGGATAGCGTTGATTCTATGGTTAAAGGCGTACTGAACCATTTCGGCAAGATCGATATATTGGTAAACAATGCAGGCATTACAAGGGACGGAATGCTGCACAAGCTCGCAGTTGAGGATTTTCAAAAAGTTGTTGATGTCAACCTTACAGGAGTGTTCAATTGTGCCCAGGCCGTTGTCCCCGCAATGGTCCAGCAAGGGTCAGGGAGAATTATCAACACTTCTTCAGTTTCCGGCATATACGGCAATGTAGGCCAGACAAACTACGCAGCAACTAAAGCAGGGGTCGTCGGGATGACGAAAACATGGGCCAAAGAGCTTGGGCGAAAAGGAATCAACGTGAATGCTGTCGCACCAGGGTTCATTGAGACAGGCATGACAGCGAAAGTACCCGATAAAGTGATTGAGCAAATGAAAATGCTCGTCCCGCTTGGCAGGTTGGGCTTGCCGGAGGATATCGCAGATGCCTATCTCTTCCTCGCCTCAGATGAATCAAAGTATGTAAATGGCACAACCCTCCATGTGGATGGCGGAATCATGATGTAA
- a CDS encoding class I adenylate-forming enzyme family protein → MRWELDWLESRASLTPGAAAIADAGTDQEWSYSEVNARAKAIAVWLLGKGVNKGDRVALLAPNGISYFDLLFACGKIGAIFVPLNWRLSADELAFIIKDSEPALLAFHSKFTKEVTMIWNEADHCIQIDGSDYQALFSRKQRIHPVYLDEEDPLAMIYTGGTTGKPKGAVLSHRAIIWNSISTIASWNLTEEDRTITYLPLFHTGGLNALSIPILMAGGTVVLADEFNPEKAIENLIKHKCTIVLFVPTMHHMLVKSDEFHAAEFNDMKLFLSGGAPCPLDIYEAYKKKGIAFKEGYGLTEAGPNNFFIDPSEADVKRGSVGKPMLFTSIKVIKDDGSEAPAGEVGELAIQGRHAFSYYWNNDSATENTLKDGWLYTGDLAKQDEEGYFYIVGRKKEMIITGGENVFPLEIEHWLSSHPCIQEAAVIGMPDEKWGEAVTAFIVLEKTAILSEDEVKEYCRKKLAGYKVPKQVLLIRQMPKTHVGKIDKKYLKEIANKDQNPVS, encoded by the coding sequence GTGAGGTGGGAGCTCGATTGGCTAGAATCAAGGGCGAGTTTGACACCGGGGGCCGCAGCGATTGCTGACGCAGGTACGGATCAGGAATGGTCTTACAGTGAAGTCAATGCACGAGCTAAAGCAATTGCGGTATGGCTGCTGGGAAAGGGTGTCAATAAAGGTGACAGGGTTGCACTGCTCGCCCCGAACGGAATCAGTTATTTTGATTTATTGTTTGCATGCGGAAAGATTGGTGCTATTTTTGTGCCGCTGAACTGGAGGCTATCAGCAGATGAATTAGCCTTTATCATAAAAGATAGTGAACCAGCCCTGCTGGCGTTTCATTCAAAATTCACAAAAGAAGTAACGATGATCTGGAACGAAGCAGACCACTGCATCCAGATTGATGGCTCAGATTATCAGGCGCTTTTTTCAAGAAAACAGAGAATCCATCCTGTCTACCTGGACGAAGAAGACCCGCTGGCGATGATTTATACAGGCGGGACCACTGGAAAACCAAAAGGGGCAGTCCTGTCTCATCGTGCAATCATCTGGAACAGCATTTCCACTATCGCAAGCTGGAATCTGACAGAGGAAGACAGGACGATCACCTATTTGCCTTTATTCCATACGGGCGGCTTGAATGCCCTTTCGATCCCCATCCTGATGGCTGGCGGAACGGTGGTACTGGCAGACGAGTTTAACCCGGAAAAAGCCATTGAAAATTTAATCAAGCATAAGTGTACGATTGTCTTGTTTGTGCCGACAATGCATCACATGCTGGTAAAATCGGATGAGTTCCATGCAGCGGAATTCAACGATATGAAATTGTTTTTATCCGGTGGAGCTCCATGCCCGCTCGATATTTATGAAGCCTATAAGAAGAAGGGCATCGCTTTCAAAGAAGGTTATGGACTGACAGAGGCTGGACCGAATAATTTCTTCATTGATCCTTCTGAAGCCGATGTCAAAAGAGGCTCTGTCGGCAAACCAATGTTGTTCACATCAATCAAGGTCATAAAGGATGACGGAAGCGAAGCCCCCGCTGGAGAGGTTGGCGAGCTGGCAATACAGGGCAGGCATGCATTCTCCTATTATTGGAACAATGACAGCGCGACCGAAAATACCTTGAAAGACGGATGGCTTTATACCGGCGACCTTGCGAAGCAGGATGAAGAAGGTTATTTCTATATTGTCGGCAGGAAAAAGGAGATGATCATCACGGGCGGAGAGAATGTTTTTCCCCTTGAGATCGAGCACTGGCTTAGTTCACATCCTTGCATCCAGGAGGCCGCGGTAATAGGGATGCCAGATGAGAAGTGGGGTGAGGCCGTGACGGCATTCATTGTCCTTGAAAAAACGGCCATATTGTCCGAGGACGAGGTCAAAGAATATTGCCGGAAAAAGCTGGCTGGTTATAAAGTGCCGAAACAGGTTCTCCTCATCCGCCAGATGCCGAAGACACATGTCGGGAAGATTGATAAGAAGTATTTAAAGGAAATAGCAAATAAAGATCAGAATCCAGTCAGCTAA